Proteins encoded within one genomic window of Setaria italica strain Yugu1 chromosome IV, Setaria_italica_v2.0, whole genome shotgun sequence:
- the LOC101768132 gene encoding auxin-responsive protein SAUR71, whose product MRELMRRLSFSDRVSDGSGGVPRGCVPVLVCDGGGDGEGERFVVRVEALRHPSFAALLEMAAQEFGYKQEGVLRVPCDVRHFKDVLAAVSAVSSPRSTRK is encoded by the coding sequence ATGAGGGAGCTGATGCGGCGCCTGAGCTTCTCGGACCGCGTCAGCGACGGCAGCGGTGGCGTGCCGCGCGGGTGCGTGCCGGTGCTGgtgtgcgacggcggcggcgacggcgagggcgagcgGTTCGTGGTCCGCGTGGAGGCGCTGCGGCACCCGTCGTTCGCGGCGCTcctggagatggcggcgcaggaGTTCGGGTACAAGCAGGAGGGCGTCCTCCGGGTGCCCTGCGACGTCCGCCACTTCAAGgacgtcctcgccgccgtctccgccgtcTCCTCGCCGCGCTCTACTAGGAAGTAG